The following coding sequences lie in one Arachis ipaensis cultivar K30076 chromosome B03, Araip1.1, whole genome shotgun sequence genomic window:
- the LOC107628793 gene encoding TMV resistance protein N isoform X2, producing MDCMRIQSPLSVEKNWKYDVFVSFRGETRFNFTDHLYAALRRHGILAFRDDTRLEKGGPISSGLLEAIEGSQILIVVFSINYASSTWCLRELAQIADCINIPGQCVLPVFCEVSPSEVRKQSGNYEEAFMKHEQRFKDDGEMMEQVRRWRAALTQVANLSGWDVKKDKSQSAEIENIVKMVTSIVSPKPSSNLSDDIVGMHSPLQELEKLLVLDSEDDVRVVGICGMGGIGKSTLATILYEAISHQYDVPCFVDDVSETYRHYGPLGVQKQLLCQAFKEEYFLICNLSLANNNLIQTRLRHRKVLIVLDNVDEGIQLEKLAIKRERLGRGSRIIIVSRDEHILREYGVDGVYKVQLLNDENALQLFCRKAFKCNHVAQDYRRLTNSALTYANGLPLAIRVLGSFLFGRNVSEWSSALVRLKEKPTKDILDVLRISYDGLEEMEKEMFLDIACFFPAGHEDWYVEDILSIRGFQPDIGLRILIDKSLITNEGNTICMHDLLRDLGRSIVREKSPKEPRKWSRLWNQKDLSDVLRENKAAKNLEAIVLPRFHQNREETSERTTLRVEALSEMKLLKLLILRGVNFLGCPNFLSNELGYLDWKDYPFTCLPSSFQPNKLVTLILHYSNIKELWEGIKDLHNLTYLELCHSKNLVKIPNLSQAPNLEYINLKGCVKLVHLDASIGSLEKLLYLNLENCKNLVSIPNSIFHLNSLHDLNLSGCWKLLKYQLLEKPRQSKQLNTGQSVQSHMTTSICKTLTRPLNFLSSRKRANSVGLLVPTLSRFPALVYLDISFCNLVQIPDAIGQLRCLRRLNIGGNNFVTPPHCIKELPKLRQLNLEYCKHLKLLPSTFMPIGGTSGRGFYGGIYVFNCPNLSDTEGCGVTVISWMIKMIQELKFQGGSANRTRVIQ from the exons ATGGATTGCATGAGAATCCAAAGCCCCTTGTCTGTTGAGAAGAATTGGAAATATGATGTGTTTGTGAGTTTTAGAGGGGAGACTCGCTTCAACTTCACCGATCATCTTTATGCTGCTCTCCGCAGACACGGCATACTTGCCTTCAGGGATGATACCAGGCTCGAGAAAGGAGGACCTATATCATCAGGCCTTCTGGAAGCTATTGAAGGATCACAGATTCTGATTGTTGTCTTCTCTATTAACTATGCTTCTTCCACATGGTGCTTGCGAGAACTCGCACAGATAGCTGACTGCATTAACATACCGGGACAGTGTGTTCTGCCTGTTTTCTGTGAAGTGAGTCCATCTGAGGTGAGAAAGCAAAGTGGAAATTATGAAGAAGCCTTTATGAAACATGAACAAAGATTCAAAGATGATGGTGAGATGATGGAGCAAGTGCGAAGATGGAGGGCGGCTCTAACACAAGTAGCTAATCTCTCTGGCTGGGATGTGAAGAAGGATAA GTCACAATCTGCTGAGATTGAAAATATTGTGAAAATGGTAACAAGCATAGTGAGTCCCAAACCATCATCAAATCTATCTGATGATATAGTTGGGATGCATTCTCCTCTACAAGAGTTAGAAAAGCTTCTTGTTTTGGACTCAGAGGATGATGTTCGAGTTGTTGGAATTTGTGGAATGGGCGGCATAGGAAAGTCAACTCTTGCCACCATTTTATATGAAGCAATCTCTCATCAATATGATGTTCCATGTTTTGTAGATGATGTAAGCGAAACATACAGACATTATGGTCCACTTGGTGTACAAAAGCAACTTCTTTGTCAAGCTTTCAAGGAAGAATATTTTCTTATATGCAATCTTTCATTGGCAAATAATAATCTGATTCAAACTAGGTTACGCCATAGAAAGGTTCTGATAGTTCTTGATAATGTTGATGAGGGGATTCAATTGGAGAAGTTGGCTATAAAACGGGAAAGGCTAGGTAGAGGGAGTAGAATAATCATAGTTTCTAGAGATGAGCATATATTGAGAGAGTATGGAGTGGATGGAGTTTATAAAGTTCAACTCTTAAATGATGAGAATGCTCTGCAATTGTTTTGTAGAAAAGCTTTCAAATGTAATCATGTTGCACAAGATTACAGACGTTTGACAAATTCTGCATTAACATATGCTAATGGACTCCCGTTAGCAATTAGAGTGTTGGGCTCATTTTTGTTTGGGCGAAATGTGTCTGAGTGGAGTAGTGCATTAGTTAGATTGAAAGAAAAACCAACAAAAGACATTCTAGATGTGCTTAGAATCAGCTATGATGGACTTGAGGAGATGGAAAAGGAGATGTTTCTTGATATTGCATGTTTCTTTCCCGCTGGGCATGAAGATTGGTATGTAGAAGATATTTTAAGTATTCGAGGATTTCAACCTGATATTGGTTTAAGAATTCTCATTGATAAGTCACTCATAACTAATGAGGGGAATACGATCTGTATGCATGATTTGTTGAGAGATCTGGGTAGGAGTATTGTTCGAGAAAAATCGCCCAAAGAGCCAAGAAAGTGGAGTAGGTTATGGAATCAAAAGGATCTAAGTGATGTCTTGCGGGAAAATAAG GCAGCGAAAAACCTTGAAGCCATAGTTCTGCCAAGATTTCATCAAAATAGAGAAGAGACGTCAGAAAGGACAACACTGAGGGTTGAAGCTTTATCAGAAATGAAGCTCCTTAAATTACTCATCCTCCGTGGAGTGAATTTCTTAGGATGTCCTAATTTTCTCTCTAATGAGTTGGGGTATCTTGATTGGAAAGACTATCCTTTTACATGTTTGCCATCAAGCTTTCAGCCAAATAAACTCGTTACATTAATCCTACATTATAGCAACATCAAAGAACTATGGGAGGGAATAAAG GATCTCCATAATTTGACATATCTGGAACTATGTCATTCCAAAAATCTTGTAAAGATACCAAATTTATCTCAGGCCCCAAATCTTGAGTACATAAATCTTAAAGGATGTGTGAAACTTGTTCACCTTGATGCATCTATTGGTTCTCTGGAAAAGCTTCTTTATTTGAATCTAGAAAACTGTAAAAATCTTGTGAGTATTCCCAACAGCATATTTCATCTTAATTCTCTTCATGATTTAAACCTATCTGGGTGTTGGAAATTACTTAAATATCAGTTGTTAGAGAAACCAAGACAAAGCAAGCAGTTGAATACAGGTCAAAGTGTGCAAAGCCATATGACAACCTCCATATGCAAAACTCTTACAAGGCCTCTCAACTTTTTGTCTTCTAGAAAGCGTGCCAATTCAGTTGGTTTGTTGGTGCCTACTTTGTCCCGTTTCCCAGCTTTGGTATATCTTGACATAAGTTTCTGTAATCTAGTTCAAATCCCTGATGCTATTGGACAGTTACGTTGTTTAAGACGTTTAAACATAGGGGGAAACAATTTTGTTACACCACCTCATTGCATCAAGGAACTTCCCAAGCTAAGGCAGTTGAACTTGGAGTACTGTAAGCATCTAAAGTTGTTGCCTAGTACCTTTATGCCGATAGGAGGTACCAGTGGAAGAGGTTTCTATGGAGGAATATATGTTTTCAACTGCCCGAATTTGAGTGACACGGAAGGTTGTGGTGTGACAGTTATTTCATGGATGATAAAAATGATTCAG